Proteins from a single region of Mytilus trossulus isolate FHL-02 chromosome 2, PNRI_Mtr1.1.1.hap1, whole genome shotgun sequence:
- the LOC134707402 gene encoding charged multivesicular body protein 5-like — protein sequence MNRLFGKGKEKTPAPNLTDCISNIDTRGDSIDKKIARLDAELKKYKDQMKKMREGPAKNMVKQKAMRVLKQKKMYDNQRDNLMQQSFNLEQQNYNIQNIKDTKTTVDAMKVGVKEFKKAYKHVDIDQVENLQDELEDMSEQANDIQEVMGRSYGMPELDEDDLEAELDALGDELDLEDSSYLDDAVATPSVPSSEPGGESMRDNVPVDEYGLPQIPQTAK from the exons ATGAATCGACTATTtggaaaaggaaaagaaaaaacCCCTGCACCCAATCTCACAGACTGCATTTCAAAT atTGACACAAGGGGAGATTCTATAGACAAAAAAATTGCGAGGTTAGATGCAGAattaaaaaagtacaaagatcaaatgaagaaaatgagaGAAGGACCTGCAAAG AATATGGTAAAACAGAAAGCAATGagagttttaaaacaaaagaaaat GTATGACAACCAGCGTGATAATTTAATGCAGCAGTCCTTTAATCTAGAACAACAGAATTACAATATACAGAATATTAAAGACACAAAGACAACA gtaGATGCAATGAAAGTTGGagtaaaagaatttaaaaaagcCTACAAGCATGTAGATATTGATCAAGTAGAG AATTTGCAAGATGAACTTGAAGACATGTCAGAACAAGCTAATGATATTCAAGAAGTAATGGGCAGAAGTTATGGAATGCCTGAATTAGATGAGGATGACCTTGAAGCTGAATTAGATGCATTAGGAGATGAACTTGATTTGGAAGATTCATCTTATTTAGATGATGCCGTAGCAACACCATCAGTTCCTTCATCTGAGCCTGGTGGAGAGAGTATGAGA GACAATGTTCCTGTTGATGAATATGGACTGCCACAAAttccacaaacagcaaaataa